Genomic DNA from Lactuca sativa cultivar Salinas chromosome 8, Lsat_Salinas_v11, whole genome shotgun sequence:
tacacctcttctctttggtccttccttcttcttcttcttcaagccttcaagaatccacacaaaacacttaaatcaatcaagggatgggtttagggtttctcacagctctctgagggtgaaggaggcaagtttggggcacataacactgcttaaatagggagcaacccggggatttagggtttcttcctagcaggcagactcgccgagtcccgaatatggactcgccgagtcaccgactAACacatgctcgaaatcccgtccctactcgacgagtcgggctatagactcgccgagtccctcttgaaaacttctaaataaatgccatggAAGCAACATACTAGAGACGGTTTGTTACAACTCAAGAACACATACACACATGAACTACCGTCCGCCACTACCACCGTGTCCTTCACTTCCTTTTTCTGTAAATTGATTTTTCTGTTAACCTCCACCATCTCCTTCTTCTCCACACACACGAAATCAAATCTGATGAAGGATTTTCAGATGAACACCTTCAAGAAGAAAAAATCAGATCGAGTGCGTGGGTCTCCGATCTCCTCCTCGGATGACAAGCTCCTCCTGTTAAAGCAAGCCCTAACGCCGCCGCCGCCTGGTAGGTCTTCTCTTTTAGCGAAGACAAGCTCAAGGAGATGATGATTTTTAGATCTGAGGACCTCGTTTTCAGATCCGAGTATCTCGTTTGCATATCTGGTAGCGGTGACAAGCTTAAGGTTTTTTCTTCTCCGGTGGTGGTGGCAATGACGATGATGGAGCTGAAAATCTGGTTCGTCTTCTCCGGTATTTTTATGAAGATCGTGGCGATAATCAGAATCTTTGCCTGAGAAAGGGGGTAGGGGAGACCGAGATCAAGATCAAAGTTCCGGTAAGCTTGATAATCAGAATCTTTTCCTGATTGTCTTCACATCAAACTCACTCACACACACATACTTGAGTCGTAGGATTTGGTTGTACCCTATGAGTTTGAGAAATTTGGTTTTAATTGTTGATGCAGAATCGATTTTCCTGGTGGGTTCATCCCAATGACATGATTTTGAAGTGTATGAGTTAATATATGTTGTATGAATCGAGTGTTTAAGAAAGGAGAAATCAGATTTATGATGTTAGGAATGATTATTTTCAAAAAAGAAATCAGATGGTTGTTGTTGATGGATATGATTCTAGACatctttttagtttttggttTGATTGTTTCTTGAAGACCGGAAGATAAAAGGGGTGAATACTTCTTgatttttaatttcttgttttgtGAAAAGGACgatgcgagagagagagagagagagccctttcattttttaattatcaaaataaataaataattattaaaactttaaaaaaatgattttagaaATAGTTGGCTTTGGATGAAAGGGATCAAAATGCTAAACGATTTCTTCCCTCATTGCTCGTTGGCTTGCATTGTCATGGTGATTCAATAGTTGCTTCATTAGGTTCGATTCAAGTAAAATGGAAAACATAGGGAATGAAGTTCGAGTGGAGAAGTGAACATGTAACTTTGAGAGAGAGCACGTCGTTAAGGAGATCCTTGGTCTCATAAAAATGTTTATGGAGGGACACTATGAAGAAACGATAGTATGTTCTAAGAGATCGGGGGTATTGGACGCATTTGATGAAGTATTTCAAATCCCCAAAGGGTTACCATCCAATCGTGGATGTAAACATGGAATTGTATTGAAGAACATAAAAGAACCATTAAATATCCGTCCGTATTGATATCCTAATTTCAAAAATATGAAGTAGAAAGATTGAAAGAAAGGCTAGTAACAGAGTTGTAAGAGGCGGGAATGATTCAGTATAGATGGGGCGCTTTCTCGAGTCCATTTTTGctagtgaaaaagaaggatggggtTGGAGATTTTGCATCAATTATCATGCTTTAAATAAATAGGTTCCCAATTCATATAATCAATGCATCATGCATTCATTATTTTCCATTTGTATAGAGCTATTAGTCGATGCATTTCATCAAACCTTATTCCTCCACAGCTGATGCAAGAGCTGGAACGCATGTGGTAAATCAAGTGGCATGATTTACCATTGTTTGAAGCTTTGTGGGAGGATTTTGAAGCAATGGATATGCAATTTCCTCATTTCCACCTTGAGGACAAGGTGAAGATTTTGGGCGGGGAATTGATAAGCAACAAATACGGTTCACATATTCAAGAAAGTGAAAGACTGAAGGGGGGTAGATCTGTCCTTGTACCACATCAAATAGATGATAATTGAGGAGGTGGTGACACTTGGTTTAGGCCTGAACAGTGCAAGTGAGTGTCAGTTTCAGCTTTTTCGGGTTTGTTAGAAGTGCtgagagatgtgtgtgtgtgtgtgtatacggATTAGAGAGGGGAGAACCACTTTTTTTGTAAGAAACTTTTGGTGGGAGATAGAGAGTCAACCTCTTGAAAGTTGACAAGTTTTTAGATACAACTATTTTCCTTCTTTTATCCGTTCTTATTCTTTTATCAATTTCTTTCTGCAATTTGCAATCAAATTGTATCAGACTCTTTACCTATATATACCAGCGTCATAATCCAGCATGTTTGTAGTTATCTATCAATTCCAACAAAGAACATCATCATGTGAATAATAAACAATTTCCTATAACTTACTATCATTATTCAACTAACAATGCCTAGAGTTTCAATTTGAAACACCGTATCATTCAACATATAGTAACAACAATATATCATGTGCCTATGGTTTAGgtattatttatgtttttgaaaTAAGACTTGCATCATATCCCAATCCAAAAAGAGTATCTTTGATCTGATTACAATGTTGTGCACTAATGATAAATACCACAATTACCTGGTGCTTAATCGTAGCAATACACGATTTTAAAATACACAGCAGATGGACCAATCCCCAGTCAAAGgatagtttaaactttaaatgCCCCCGTCCCCTATTCGATTTTCCTTTTTGTATCCACATTCCACAACACATATAAACATCATAAGACTCATCCCCTCCAATTACATACCCTTATAACATACAAATCAGCATATTAACTTCACATATTCTTTAATTTAATCATCTAACAATAGGAATTAAAAACTTCACAACGTTTGactaatttgggccaaaattccAGATCGACTTTTTTTTAACTCGTTGATAAAGCTTAATTAAAAACTCATATAAATTTCATTAACACTTCAATTTCATTATCGATGACTTAAACTTCATCAAGTTATCAGCTTGAGGAATGTACCTCAAATTCTCAGCAATACCTAGTAGACTCCTTTTCTGCAGTCAACTTATTGGCAAGCTTATACGTACTTCAATTTTCATAGCGTTCTTCCTCTAGTTTCTTTCAGCGTGGATCGATACCTTTCCTCTAGCGttgacttctttctctcaattCTCTAGATCAGTTATCGAGGGGGTTAAATTAATGAGAAAGTAGTTATAGTTTCCTTTATGTATTTACTCAAGTTATGGAGTTTCAATATCTAGTCCCTAGATTTCTGTATTCAACGTTCTCGCCACCAGAACcttaaaatttgataatataTCCTTAAAATTTTGTTTTGCCCCATCTATTATGCTAATTTGTAAAATTATTTATCCTTATATTTACACCTCCAAATTTCATTATTTACTCCGGCTCCGAATTTTATAAAAACCAGTATAATTTGGAACCTTTTTTATTTAACCaggaaaattttatgttttagtTATCAGATGAGACTTAatttgttttatatcaaaattttattttttttatatcgtGCTTGATGTAAAATGTAGTTTTGGTTCCTTTTGTTTACCAAAATTCTAAATTTTGATCCCAGTATTGGCTTTTTTGCTATTAATGGTTCAGGATTTTTGGTAACACTAGCACAGCCGTTCCAATAACTTTTCCAAGAATCGTTTGGCATGAAGCTCGTTTATGAACAAACAAGGGCGGAGCTTTATAGGGGCAGGGGGGGCtgatttttttgttatatatagtCCTTTTACTTTAATTTTGTACATATTATGCCCAAAAATATACAAATTTTGGCCATGGCCCCCCCTGTTCATCGATTTTTATGCATATTATACTTCCGGTCCCCCCAAATCAAATGTTGAAGCTCCGCCCCTGCAAAAAACAATTGAACATGTATGCACATAAAAGAAACTTAAATGAATgagcataaatgaaaataaacGAACAACACAAATGAACGTTTATGAATATAATTAAACGAACGAGACCAttattcatgttcgttcgtttaactaaacAAACGATAATTTTTGTTCAAATTATCGTTTgtttagttaaacgaacgaacatgaacaattgtCTCGTTCGTTTAATTATATTCATAAACGTTCATTTGTGTTGTTCGTTTATTTTCAATTATGCTCGTTCATTTAAGTTTCTTTTATGTGCATACATGTTCAATTGTTTTTTATTACATTACTCTATTATATGTTTGTTTAAGTAAAATCCAATTGCACCCCTATATCTCAAACAGAAACCTCCTCGGTTCAAACACTTTTTGAGGTCGTACTTCATGCAACACCATCAAATGCACAAGTAAGGGGTCAGCATTAGGGATATGCATTCCTAAGAATCTTCCAAACGGTGAAGCTTCAAATAATGCTCGTTGTGATTGACTTAGTCGCGGAAAATAGTATTTAATAATCGTACCGACCATGCCTTTTAAAATTAAATGTTGGATGAATAAGTTTTTGTTTCAAAACTTGATATCCGAAGAGCTTCATCTTTTGGTTTTTTTCGGATATCAAGTATATTTGGACCCACCTAGAGTAAGAGAAAGTTTCAATGATAAAATGACAATTTCCATTGATGAACtctacaaaataaataaacaccTCCTTCACAAAATGAGTACAATTTTAGAAAATGTATTTTATTGCtactaaaataaaaacaaaaaagtgGCCTAAACCGAACTTCGTTAGAATTATGCGGCTCAAATTCAAAAATTTAAAGACTTGGGGGGATTATAACGTAATATTTTGCTAATCTattagttttagggcttttctcaTACCGTCCTCTAAAACCCTGCTGCATCCTCTCTCTCTTACCCTTGCCGCGTTCATCTTCTAAAACACACTTTCGTCATATTCTTCTGAATTCCTTCATACAGGCATTGAACACCGAAGATGAAGAAGGAAGGGAGGAAGAAGCTGAAGGATGAGGATTTGAAGCCAGTAGAGAAAGAAGATGTTGTGAATGGAAAAGAAGTTCTTAGTGATTCTGAGGACGACGGTGTAGAAAGTCCTGTCGTTTCGGATGATGATTATGGGGTATGTTCGTATTCCAATTTCTAACACTCCATTTTTGATAAAGTAAACAAATATTTGCACAGGATTAAATTGGTGTCGTCAGATGGTGTTTTATTAGAATGTTCAACTGAATCGTACTCGGGCAACGTTTGaggtttatttttaattttaagtaATCAGATTGATGGCGCAAACACAGGGGGGAGTGGGTAGTCAATTCTAAAGCTACATGTTTGTATTACTATTGATATGTGCGCATATTGAAGTTATAATTTTGCAAGAGCATTACGAGTCTGTTTCTTATGCTTGTTAATGTGGTTTGTCTGATTCTAGAGCTTCTCTGAGGGTGACGACTCTTTAAGGAACTCAGATTCAGAATCAGAATCAGGATCTGAACAGAGTGAATTCTCGGAAGATGAGGTACATAGTAATTAACTTTGTAGTGAATTCCAAAGATCTTTCAAAGCACACACCATCAATAACTTGACACACATATGTGTGATATACAGTTACCTATATCTAATCATCTCTTATCTTTATTTTAGTCCTAAGGAACTTCTTAATTCTGAAAAAGTTTTTAtttaagtaaataaaaaaaatcaagggcaaaatagtctttttaggtaagacatggatCAAACACGTAAAagaaacaaacagtagggacctttcgAGCTAAAAaacaagttagggaccaaacacgcaaattaccctaaaccatagggaccattggtgtaatttactctaaaattaatTTTCGGTGATTTTCGATTCGATCTTCAACGATAGATGATTTTAGTAGCTTGAGACATTCTGAAAGTAATTATGAATATGATATCTTTAATATACATTATAAACATAAGATTACACACAATTGGTCCTTAATACATAGCGGTTCGTGGTGGTTTGACCATCGAACACTGActaatttttaccaattgttacaacaGCTGCCACACAGTGGCAACCCTTGCCCACGTCGTGGCGGTCCAATAAAATATATGTGCTTTTATTGAATCCCACGCTGTGGGCATCCTTGCACCATGTCGTGCCACAGGTTTTCCCCAAACTCCATCTTTACCTCCTAAAACTATAAAGCTAAACTAGTCTTGAACACGGGTGTTATAAAGGTCATGATTTCTGATCAGTATACTTACACAACACTCATAGATGGGCTATCCAAAGCAAAGAGATTGGAAGATTCAAATATGGTTTTAGAAGATATGTATATTACTTTTTTTGTGGCAGATTTTTGTGATGATTAGGAAATTTGTGAGGTAGTGCTGGTTGTGATCGTGGCAAAAAGAGCAATACGGTGGTGGTGTATGGCTACATGATGGGGATTTGGAGACCCTAAAAGCGTTTCAGGTAGCttctatttaaataatcaatGAACAGATAACTGtcttatttgaaataatattattttatgttcaaATCATGGTTTCTACATGTCTCCTActcaactataaatagaaccttaTACTTTGGAATTTTCAAGTACTCTTTTTTTAGATACTAGATCCAAAAATTGATCCTCTCTCGCCTCTCTCCTAATCTTTCTATGGTTCTTGTGttgtgggtgtgaaccattagaggctcgCACACAAATAGAGCTTGTTTTCAAAGATAATTCTAGATTGCTTTGTTGGAATCAAAGAtttgtttacaataacaaataaaaggtaTGCAATTTTGTGAATTTTgctttccattagggtttagaagatTTGATGTTCAATAATATGTTGCTTAAATAGTGTTATGACATAGATCAAAGTAGGTTGCACGTACCCTTAAGAATATAATGATTTTTCCATATTATTACATGTAAAACCTTTCAATATCTTATATAAGTTAACAATGACAAAAATATGATTAAAGTCACCAGATACATTCCTCGTTTGATATGGTCCTAAAACATAAGATTtcatgaatatagcatataatatccTAAAAGGAAACCTATTATAACTTTTCAGATGgtaaaaataatatgattatttgttacatGTTTTTTATTCATTTGGTGATGATATTACTAGCTTATAAAAAAATCTATTATCACAATGTTTTTTCAATCTTATTCATACAACAAGGAACAATGCCCaaattattcataaataaatttcATTAAAGTATATTTCTGGTATACCCGAAAATACCCAACCCGAATCATCAACCCGGATACCCGAACTATAAGACCCGAATTGTAAATAGTTCAGGTTTCGGttcatattattttatgaaaaaactcgaattacccgaagcTCGGAAATTACCCAATGAACAAACCTAATTAGCAGTAGTGATTAGTAGTAGATAATAAGCAATAAAGAAAAGATAAAACAAGGCAAAATTAGTCCTATGCTAAAAGCATAACATCTAAACGGTTAGATTTTACAATGCAGGGACCACAAGTGGTAACAAAACCCTCCATAGGGATCACCCATGACAAAAAGCGAATAGTAGGACCAAAAGCGCTATTTTGgcaaaaccatagggaccaaaaaaGTGTTTTActctaaaatgaattaaatatatattaaataacggAAATATGACCAGATCTCGTATCAGATGAAAACGAGTAAGTTCGAGTAAAGCGAAAGACGGAAGAAGGAGAATTCATGAAGTAAATCAGTGAATTGAAAATCATAGTACAGTCGTTTTAAGCATATGGCTTGTAATATTGAGGAGAAATCATTCTGGGTTGAACTGGGTGCCGATTTAGTCGAGGTATGTTGATTACATTTGTAAAGTTTGCTTAGTGTTAAATTAATGGTTGTAAGATGTTTAGTTGTTGGGATGTAAGCTAAATCAAGACATAGAACTAACTTAGAAGAAAGTTAAGTCGAGATTGTGTTTCCTGACctaattttgtcattttctcgATTAAAATGGGTAATGGTGATTTGAGTGAATTAGGCAATGTTAAGTAATGAAATTGAGAATATTATATATTATGCTAAAACTATGGGATGATGTCAACTTAAGTAAAAAAGAATCAACTAAATGATGAGGTCACGTATTGTGTTGCAGGTTTTCCGTATCTCAGTTACTTGCTACAATATAATTTCTTCCTTTAGGCTATCAGGAGTGGCACTCGGAAGACGCATGGGAGCTGACGTGTCAGCTCCCTTCACGCGTGAACACCGCCCCACCTTCTGGTGGGGGTCATGTTCCGTGGACGCGAAGACGGGTTGAGACGCTTGATTTGATTGGTGGCTCATTTTCGACCGTTTCTTTCTTACCGTTtggaccaaaaaaaaaaattaattaattaattaattaattctttAATTTACTTTCTCTATCTATATATACATCCACatacacaattttttttaaaacattcatacaAATTCTCTCAAAACAAACATACAAACTCAACCAAAAAATGGATAGCGATTCTGATGACAATTTGGTTTTGCACACACTATTGTCTGCGGCACAAGACGCGATTAGTCAGAGAGGCGAAACTTCACATCGTGAGAAGAAACATAGAAAATATATCAATCGGGATCGAGAGGCGGCACATGAACTTTTGGTACGTGATTATTTTGCCCCTGATAGTCTTTATGACCTTTCGAAATTCGAAGACcgttttcgtattagtagaaaCTTATTTTTACGTATAGCTTCAGATTTGGAACGTAATTATGAGTTTTTCCAATTACGTTGGGATGCTAGAGGTAAACGTGGTTTTACCACAATAAAAAAATGTACGGCCGCTCTTAGACAATTGGGATATGGTATAACCGCAGACGCATCAGATGAGTATCTGAAAATGTCGGAGAGGACGGGTCGAGATTGTACATACCTTTTCTGTGAGTATGTTATAGAGCTTTACCGTGACATATACCTGCGACATCCGACTAAAAGTGATGTCGAACAGTTGTATGCCGCGCATGAAGCTAAACATGGTTTTCCAGGGATGCTTGGTAGtattgattgtacacattgggaGTGGGCAAATTGTCCCAATGCGTGGCGTGGTCAGTTCACACGAGGAGATCATGGGGTCCCGACTGTTATACTGGAGGCGGTTGTTTCAAACGACCTATGGTTTTGGCATGCATTCTTTGGCATGGCGGGGTCAAACAATGACCTGAATGTGCTCCATGCGTCTCCGATATTTAACGATATTTTGCAGGGTAAAGCACCAGATATGTCATACGTTGTGAATGGAAATGAATACAAGTATGGATATTACCTAGGTGATGGGATATACCCAGAGTATGCTACATTTGTTAAGTCTTTTTCGTTTCCAGCAGATGAGAAACGAAAATTGTTCAAGTTAGCACAGGAATCTGCACGGAAGGACGTTGAAAGAGCATTTGGAGTCCTAAAACAAAGATGGCACATAATCAAGCATCCAGCAAGAACATGGGATAGGGCAAAACTAACGACAGTGTTGACTGCCTGTGTGATTTTACATAACATGATAATAGAAGAAGAGGGCAGAGCTATTTGTTCATATACCGACAACGATGCACTTAACCCACCTGCAGTAATACAAGTTGGCAGCCCGGCATACTTCTCCAGGGTTTTGGAAATACAAAATcgtgaaacacatcacaatctacgACACGATTTGACCGAGTACATATGGGAGAGACAACACCAAGGGGGAAATGACGATGAAGACGAAGAGGACGAGGGCGATGATTACGACGAGAATGCAGACGGTGACGACGAGGCGGAtgaggatgaagatgatgatgatgatgacaacgAGTAGTACTATTCTACGGTTTTTgtgttttactttttttttttttacttttttttttaagttaagtAGTGTAGTAGTTGATTTGTTAGGTTTTATGTGTGTTTTAgtaattttaggttttaaatttctatgtttttaattaatgaatttctatgtttttaattaatgaaagtttttttttttttttttttttttgtattttcataaaatttatttatcttataaattatgttttttatttcatATAGTGTtacgaaaaataaaaaaaaatttacctattttaaaaattatgttatttacttaacaaaatgttaaaataataataataataaaaaaagtaaatATTGTTAATGGTGACCATTTCCATAGTGGAGTGGGTTGGTGGTGAAGGTGATGTGGCGCATAGGTGGCACCACTTTTCCGGTGAGTTTGTAG
This window encodes:
- the LOC128128152 gene encoding uncharacterized protein LOC128128152 isoform X2, which codes for MKKEGRKKLKDEDLKPVEKEDVVNGKEVLSDSEDDGVESPVVSDDDYGSFSEGDDSLRNSDSESESGSEQSEFSEDELPHSGNPCPRRGGPIKYMCFY
- the LOC128128152 gene encoding protein ALP1-like isoform X1, with amino-acid sequence MDSDSDDNLVLHTLLSAAQDAISQRGETSHREKKHRKYINRDREAAHELLVRDYFAPDSLYDLSKFEDRFRISRNLFLRIASDLERNYEFFQLRWDARGKRGFTTIKKCTAALRQLGYGITADASDEYLKMSERTGRDCTYLFCEYVIELYRDIYLRHPTKSDVEQLYAAHEAKHGFPGMLGSIDCTHWEWANCPNAWRGQFTRGDHGVPTVILEAVVSNDLWFWHAFFGMAGSNNDLNVLHASPIFNDILQGKAPDMSYVVNGNEYKYGYYLGDGIYPEYATFVKSFSFPADEKRKLFKLAQESARKDVERAFGVLKQRWHIIKHPARTWDRAKLTTVLTACVILHNMIIEEEGRAICSYTDNDALNPPAVIQVGSPAYFSRVLEIQNRETHHNLRHDLTEYIWERQHQGGNDDEDEEDEGDDYDENADGDDEADEDEDDDDDDNE